One stretch of Zingiber officinale cultivar Zhangliang chromosome 6B, Zo_v1.1, whole genome shotgun sequence DNA includes these proteins:
- the LOC121989523 gene encoding flavonol 3-O-glucosyltransferase UGT89B1-like → MAEAEQRNHLLVVPFPAPSHMLPLLDLAYFLSASFGFAVTVVVTPKNLPCLSPLLSRAPAVSPLVLPFPGDFDLPPGVEDAQGLRFPHVNTLLRALGGLHGPILRWAEEAAAAYLPVSAVLSDFFLGWTHRLAADLGVPRLVFSPSGAAALAVQHSLWRRLPQRTNFDDAEELIPFPSVPRSPLYPWRQLPTLFKIFEQGDPLSEFVRDGFLGNIDSWAFVINTFSELEKPYLDHLRDDLGHERVWAVGPLSLIGGGSSTERDAAVEELFAWLDGCIEASVVYVAFGSLAVLPPAQVSALAAGLEKSGARFVWAAKGVEETIPERFEERVAGRGRVLRGWAPQTAILGHPAVGAFLSHCGWNSVLEAVAAGVPVLTWPISADQYTNARLLKEELGMGTVAYEGVEPAPDPTELARVVTQSVGEAGRARREKAKDASRAMAAAVQEYSGSSYMNLAALKEELSRWTSLKAI, encoded by the coding sequence ATGGCGGAAGCGGAGCAGCGAAATCATCTCCTGGTTGTGCCTTTCCCGGCCCCAAGCCACATGCTCCCGCTCCTCGACCTCGCGTATTTCCTCTCCGCCAGTTTCGGTTTCGCCGTGACGGTCGTCGTCACTCCCAAGAACCTCCCCTGCCTCTCCCCGTTGCTCTCTCGCGCCCCCGCCGTCTCCCCCCTCGTCCTCCCCTTCCCCGGTGACTTCGATCTCCCTCCTGGCGTCGAGGACGCCCAAGGCCTTCGCTTCCCCCATGTCAACACCTTGCTGCGAGCCCTCGGTGGCCTCCACGGCCCCATCCTTCGATGGGCCGAGGAAGCGGCGGCCGCCTACCTCCCTGTCTCCGCCGTCCTCTCCGACTTCTTCCTCGGATGGACCCATCGGCTTGCGGCCGATCTCGGCGTCCCACGCCTCGTCTTTAGTCCCTCTGGAGCGGCCGCCCTCGCCGTCCAGCACTCGCTCTGGCGGAGACTGCCGCAAAGAACCAATTTTGACGACGCCGAGGAGCTCATTCCCTTCCCCTCCGTCCCAAGATCACCTCTTTACCCCTGGCGCCAGCTTCCCACTCTCTTCAAGATTTTCGAGCAGGGCGATCCCCTGTCGGAGTTCGTTAGGGATGGATTTTTGGGCAACATTGACAGCTGGGCCTTCGTGATAAACACCTTCTCAGAGCTTGAGAAACCCTATCTGGATCATCTTCGCGACGACTTGGGCCATGAGCGGGTGTGGGCGGTGGGGCCCCTTTCCCTGATCGGCGGCGGCTCCAGTACCGAACGAGACGCCGCGGTGGAGGAGTTGTTTGCGTGGCTCGACGGCTGCATCGAGGCCTCGGTGGTGTACGTTGCCTTCGGAAGCCTGGCAGTGCTACCGCCGGCGCAGGTGTCGGCGCTCGCGGCAGGACTGGAGAAGAGCGGCGCGCGGTTCGTGTGGGCGGCGAAGGGCGTGGAGGAGACGATCCCAGAACGATTCGAGGAGCGGGTGGCAGGTCGAGGGCGGGTGCTCCGGGGCTGGGCCCCGCAGACCGCGATCCTGGGCCACCCGGCGGTGGGCGCGTTCCTGAGCCACTGCGGCTGGAACTCGGTGCTGGAGGCCGTGGCGGCGGGAGTGCCCGTGCTGACCTGGCCGATTAGCGCCGACCAGTATACCAACGCGAGGCTGTTGAAGGAGGAGCTCGGGATGGGAACGGTGGCGTACGAGGGCGTTGAACCGGCGCCAGACCCAACGGAGCTGGCACGGGTGGTGACGCAGTCGGTGGGCGAGGCGGGGAGAGCACGGAGGGAGAAGGCGAAGGACGCGTCGAGGGCGATGGCGGCGGCTGTACAAGAATATTCCGGCAGCTCGTATATGAACCTAGCGGCACTTAAGGAGGAGCTATCGAGGTGGACCTCGCTGAAAGCGATTTGA